A stretch of Flexivirga aerilata DNA encodes these proteins:
- a CDS encoding FAD-binding and (Fe-S)-binding domain-containing protein — MTLLADLRAAGLEVRDDTTTRAAYSADASLYRVLPVAVVFPRSAEEIAAAHATARAEGIPLTMRGAGTSVAGNAVGPGIVLDLSRHYARVLEVDAEARTARVQPGVVQEQLQRAAAPHGLRFGPDPSTSTRCTIGGMIGNNACGSRSLGYGRTVDNVVALRGFFGTGSEFALTSSVVEPAATPEAAGLRDLAGTELAHIRTQFGRFGRQVSGYSMEHLLPERERDVARFLVGSEGTLAVLTEATVRLVPDPAHRRMIVLGFPDIAAAGDAAPAVLAHRPTACEGLDARLTDVLRARRGDGAVPDLPGGGAWLFVEVSGDDLAEVEARATAVAADSSLGAIDSRVVTSPAETAALWRIRADGAGLAGRSPAGRPAWPGLEDAAVPPDQLGSYLRDFDALVADHGLTSAPFGHFGDGCMHVRLDLPLQRPDARNVLRSFMIDAAKLVGSYGGSLSGEHGDGRARSELLPHMYDAKSLALFGAAKQLCDPDNLLNPGVLVEPAPLDADLRFPAPAAPGGRGDRGDRSAPLALAWAADGGDFSQAVHRCTGVGKCRADNTGSGGVMCPSYGATREEKDSTRGRSRVLQEMINGSVVQADWAAPEVHEALDLCLSCKGCLSDCPTGIDMASMKSEVLHQTYRGRRRPISHYSLGRLPQWLRLAGRTPRLSRAAMRVADRVGVFKTAGGVDARRSIPVIAPVSFARWAAGAGLPPYTPEVERPALLWVDTFTDSFTPEVGEAMVRVLRDAGYQPVLPPARGCCGLTLISTGQLDAAKSTLHKLVSTLAPAARAGAPIVGVEPSCTAVLRHDLTELLPDDPDAAVVSAATVTLAELLQRTDGWTPPDLTGTRVIAQPHCHHHAVMSWDADAALLGRAGAEVRRIGGCCGLAGNFGVERGHYDVSVAVAETNLLPAVRDARPGDVILADGFSCRTQLRDLAGADGIHLAQLLDGQHRA; from the coding sequence ATGACTCTGCTTGCCGACCTGCGCGCCGCCGGGCTCGAGGTGCGTGACGACACCACGACGCGCGCGGCCTACAGCGCCGACGCCTCGCTCTACCGGGTGCTACCGGTCGCCGTCGTGTTCCCGCGCTCGGCCGAGGAGATCGCCGCCGCGCACGCGACGGCGCGCGCCGAGGGCATCCCGCTCACCATGCGCGGGGCGGGCACCTCCGTGGCCGGCAATGCGGTTGGGCCCGGCATCGTGCTGGATCTGTCACGGCATTACGCGCGGGTCCTCGAGGTCGACGCAGAGGCTCGCACCGCGCGGGTGCAGCCAGGTGTTGTGCAGGAGCAGCTCCAACGCGCCGCGGCGCCGCACGGCCTGCGCTTCGGACCCGACCCGTCGACCTCGACCCGCTGCACGATCGGCGGGATGATCGGCAACAACGCGTGCGGGTCGCGTTCGCTCGGCTACGGGCGCACGGTCGACAACGTCGTGGCGCTGCGCGGATTCTTCGGCACCGGAAGCGAATTCGCGCTCACCTCGAGCGTGGTGGAACCGGCCGCGACACCCGAGGCCGCCGGGTTGCGCGACCTCGCCGGCACCGAACTCGCCCACATCCGCACGCAGTTCGGCCGTTTCGGCCGCCAGGTCTCCGGCTACTCGATGGAGCACCTGCTGCCCGAGCGCGAGCGCGACGTCGCGCGCTTCCTGGTCGGCAGCGAGGGCACGCTGGCCGTGCTCACCGAGGCCACGGTGCGACTGGTGCCCGACCCGGCGCACCGCCGGATGATCGTGCTGGGCTTCCCCGACATCGCGGCGGCGGGCGATGCCGCACCGGCCGTGCTCGCGCACCGGCCCACTGCGTGCGAAGGCCTGGATGCCCGCCTGACCGACGTGCTGCGGGCACGGCGTGGCGACGGCGCGGTGCCCGACCTGCCGGGCGGCGGCGCGTGGCTCTTCGTCGAGGTGAGCGGTGACGACCTGGCAGAGGTCGAAGCGAGAGCCACTGCGGTTGCAGCGGATTCGTCGCTCGGCGCGATCGACTCGCGCGTCGTGACCTCCCCCGCGGAGACGGCGGCCCTGTGGCGGATTCGCGCCGACGGCGCCGGGCTGGCCGGGCGCTCGCCTGCGGGCCGGCCCGCCTGGCCCGGCTTGGAGGACGCGGCGGTGCCGCCGGACCAACTGGGCAGCTACCTGCGCGACTTCGACGCGCTTGTCGCCGACCACGGCCTCACCTCCGCCCCCTTCGGGCACTTCGGCGACGGCTGCATGCACGTCCGCCTCGACCTTCCACTGCAGCGCCCCGACGCCCGAAACGTGTTGCGGTCCTTCATGATCGACGCCGCGAAGCTGGTGGGCAGCTACGGCGGGTCGCTGTCGGGCGAGCACGGCGACGGCCGCGCCCGCAGCGAGCTGCTCCCCCACATGTATGACGCGAAGTCACTCGCGCTCTTCGGCGCCGCGAAGCAGCTCTGCGACCCCGACAACCTGCTCAACCCCGGCGTGCTGGTCGAGCCGGCGCCGCTGGATGCCGACCTGCGTTTCCCGGCTCCCGCCGCACCGGGCGGCCGCGGCGATCGTGGCGACCGCTCGGCACCACTGGCCCTCGCGTGGGCCGCCGACGGCGGGGACTTCTCCCAGGCGGTGCACCGCTGCACCGGCGTCGGCAAGTGCCGCGCCGACAACACCGGCAGCGGCGGCGTGATGTGCCCGTCCTACGGCGCCACCCGCGAGGAGAAGGACTCCACCCGCGGCAGGTCCCGGGTGCTGCAGGAGATGATCAACGGCTCTGTGGTGCAAGCGGATTGGGCCGCTCCGGAGGTGCACGAGGCGCTCGACCTGTGCCTGTCCTGCAAGGGGTGCCTGTCGGACTGCCCGACCGGCATCGACATGGCGTCGATGAAGTCCGAGGTGCTGCACCAGACCTACCGCGGCCGGCGCCGGCCGATCTCGCACTACTCCCTCGGCCGGCTCCCGCAGTGGCTGCGGCTGGCCGGGCGCACCCCGCGCCTGTCGCGCGCCGCGATGCGGGTGGCCGACCGGGTCGGCGTCTTCAAGACCGCGGGCGGGGTGGACGCGCGCCGGTCGATCCCGGTCATCGCGCCGGTGTCGTTCGCGCGGTGGGCCGCCGGTGCGGGGCTCCCGCCATACACGCCCGAGGTGGAGCGACCGGCGCTGCTGTGGGTGGACACCTTCACCGACTCCTTCACCCCCGAGGTCGGCGAGGCGATGGTGCGGGTGCTGCGCGATGCCGGTTATCAACCGGTGCTGCCACCCGCCCGCGGCTGCTGCGGCCTGACGCTGATCTCGACCGGCCAGCTGGATGCCGCGAAATCGACTCTGCACAAACTGGTTTCGACGCTCGCACCCGCTGCTCGCGCCGGTGCGCCGATCGTCGGCGTCGAGCCCTCGTGCACCGCTGTGTTGCGCCATGACCTGACCGAGCTGCTGCCCGATGACCCGGACGCCGCGGTGGTGAGCGCCGCGACCGTCACCCTCGCCGAGTTGCTGCAACGCACCGACGGCTGGACACCACCGGACCTGACCGGCACCCGCGTCATCGCCCAGCCGCACTGCCATCACCACGCGGTGATGAGCTGGGACGCCGATGCCGCGTTGCTCGGCCGGGCCGGTGCCGAAGTGCGCAGGATCGGCGGATGCTGTGGTCTGGCAGGCAATTTCGGCGTCGAGCGTGGGCACTACGACGTCTCGGTCGCGGTCGCCGAAACCAACCTGCTGCCCGCGGTGCGCGACGCCCGGCCGGGTGACGTGATCCTGGCCGACGGATTCTCCTGCCGCACCCAGCTGCGCGACCTCGCCGGGGCCGACGGCATACACCTGGCACAGCTGCTGGACGGGCAGCACCGCGCGTAG
- a CDS encoding GntR family transcriptional regulator encodes MTLAGQAAERVRGWLYDGTIERDAFYSVPQMADLLGMSRSPVREGLLSLAGAGLIEFVPNRGFRAVRPSGHDIAEIFALRLALEPLGAARAAALPASADVRNPAATLALETMRTAAVKGDSAQFASADQRLHAAILETVGNARMTALIADLRDATRLLGASTAGRSRSLAEILDEHEPFVAAIEAGDGARAAMSMRRHLIATGRLLVQQAFDDGDDEAWAAWDRLVDEDE; translated from the coding sequence ATGACTCTGGCGGGACAGGCAGCGGAGCGGGTCCGCGGTTGGCTGTATGACGGGACCATCGAGCGCGACGCCTTCTACTCGGTGCCGCAGATGGCCGATCTGCTCGGAATGTCCCGGTCGCCCGTGCGGGAGGGTCTGCTCAGCCTTGCCGGTGCCGGGTTGATCGAGTTCGTGCCCAACCGCGGCTTCCGCGCGGTGCGCCCATCCGGGCACGACATCGCCGAGATCTTCGCATTGCGCCTCGCGCTCGAGCCGTTGGGTGCCGCGCGCGCGGCAGCTCTACCGGCGTCTGCCGACGTGCGCAACCCCGCGGCGACCTTGGCACTCGAAACGATGAGAACTGCTGCTGTCAAAGGGGATTCGGCACAGTTTGCGTCGGCGGATCAACGGTTGCACGCGGCGATCCTGGAGACCGTGGGCAACGCCCGGATGACCGCTCTGATCGCCGATCTGCGTGACGCGACCAGGCTGCTGGGCGCGTCGACCGCTGGTCGGTCTCGTTCGCTTGCGGAGATCCTCGACGAGCACGAGCCGTTCGTCGCCGCGATCGAGGCAGGCGACGGCGCGCGGGCCGCGATGTCGATGCGGCGTCACCTGATCGCGACCGGCCGGCTCTTGGTGCAGCAGGCCTTCGACGACGGCGACGACGAGGCGTGGGCCGCGTGGGATCGGCTGGTCGACGAGGACGAATGA
- a CDS encoding IclR family transcriptional regulator domain-containing protein → MVNAAGGAPTGTQAIERALAVLFVLASGGELAIGEIADRTGLTAGTASRIARALAIEGMIRRNPATDRYHLGPRSVALGRAAERVLGLDKALPELRKLGESTCESVNLAAREGDESVVLLRVQSTLPLRFEQYVGARFPLYSTASGKAMLAFGEAGDDYVSGLPTTLEPIAPGTLATRSQLARQLEQIRERGYAIDIEENVEGVRCVGAPVLDDEGVARAAVVLQAPAVRMRKERIEELGPAVVATAREISHVIPDPAALRAQG, encoded by the coding sequence GTGGTGAATGCAGCAGGCGGCGCGCCAACCGGAACCCAGGCGATCGAACGAGCGCTCGCCGTGCTCTTTGTGCTGGCCTCCGGTGGCGAACTCGCCATCGGTGAGATTGCCGACCGGACCGGTCTGACCGCCGGCACGGCGAGCCGCATCGCACGCGCACTGGCAATCGAAGGCATGATCCGTCGCAACCCGGCCACCGACCGCTACCACCTCGGCCCGCGATCGGTGGCGTTAGGCCGTGCCGCCGAGCGTGTCCTCGGCCTCGACAAGGCACTCCCTGAGCTCCGCAAACTTGGCGAATCCACCTGCGAATCGGTCAATCTCGCAGCGCGAGAGGGAGACGAGTCGGTCGTGCTGCTCAGAGTGCAGTCGACCCTCCCGCTGCGCTTCGAGCAGTATGTCGGGGCTCGCTTCCCGCTCTACAGCACCGCATCGGGGAAGGCCATGCTCGCCTTCGGCGAGGCCGGCGACGACTATGTATCCGGTCTACCGACGACGCTCGAGCCGATAGCACCGGGCACCCTCGCGACCCGCTCTCAGCTGGCCCGGCAACTTGAGCAGATCCGCGAACGCGGCTACGCCATCGACATCGAGGAAAACGTCGAGGGCGTCCGGTGCGTCGGGGCACCAGTGCTGGACGACGAAGGGGTGGCGCGGGCGGCCGTCGTCCTCCAGGCGCCCGCAGTGCGCATGCGCAAGGAGCGGATCGAAGAGCTCGGCCCGGCAGTGGTCGCGACCGCCCGCGAGATCTCCCATGTCATACCCGATCCGGCGGCACTGCGCGCCCAGGGCTGA
- a CDS encoding hydroxyacid-oxoacid transhydrogenase — MALDNESVFTWAAPPLKFGIGALQEVGAEVGNRGARSVLVLTDPGVAASGVPAQVVASLEAAGLDVTLFDRVGVEPTDDSIGEAIDFARAGEYDAYVAVGGGSAIDTAKAVNLLTTHDGELLDFVTPPIGAGRTPTEPLRPLIAIPTTAGTGSESTTICVIDMLRLHLKAGISHPALRPCLAIVDPTTTLTMPAEVTAASGMDVLSHALESYTSVPFDSKPAPEDPMKRPAFCGANPISDVWCEMALKLVGANLRRAVMNGRDLQARTQMALASTYAGTGFGNAGTHLPHANAYPIAGAVQAYKADGYPEMPMVPHGQAVSVTAPHVFRWTYPGDPARHLRAAELLSGRTFTGVDGADALAGVLSELMTDIGIPTRLTSFGYGAGDVDNLVAGAMKQTRQLSVVPRAVTAEALGDIFRAAL; from the coding sequence ATGGCTCTGGACAACGAATCGGTCTTCACCTGGGCGGCGCCGCCGCTGAAGTTCGGCATCGGTGCGCTGCAGGAGGTGGGTGCGGAGGTCGGCAACCGCGGAGCTCGGTCCGTGCTCGTGCTCACCGATCCGGGCGTCGCTGCCTCAGGTGTGCCCGCTCAGGTCGTCGCCTCCCTGGAAGCGGCCGGACTCGACGTCACGCTGTTCGACCGGGTCGGCGTCGAGCCCACAGACGACTCGATCGGTGAGGCGATCGACTTCGCGCGCGCCGGAGAGTACGACGCCTACGTCGCGGTCGGCGGCGGGTCCGCCATCGACACCGCCAAGGCGGTGAATCTGTTGACGACGCACGACGGCGAGCTGCTGGACTTCGTGACACCGCCGATCGGCGCGGGGCGCACGCCCACCGAGCCGTTGCGGCCGTTGATCGCGATCCCGACCACCGCGGGAACCGGCTCGGAGTCGACCACGATCTGTGTCATCGACATGCTCCGCCTGCACCTCAAGGCGGGGATCAGTCACCCGGCGCTGCGGCCGTGCCTGGCGATCGTCGACCCGACGACCACCTTGACGATGCCTGCCGAGGTGACCGCGGCGAGCGGCATGGATGTGCTCTCACACGCTCTGGAGAGCTACACCAGCGTGCCGTTCGACTCCAAACCCGCACCGGAGGACCCGATGAAGCGCCCGGCCTTCTGCGGTGCCAATCCGATCAGCGACGTCTGGTGCGAGATGGCGTTGAAGCTGGTCGGCGCCAATCTGCGGCGCGCGGTGATGAACGGCCGTGATCTGCAGGCGCGCACCCAGATGGCGCTCGCATCGACATACGCCGGAACGGGATTCGGCAACGCCGGCACTCACCTGCCGCATGCGAATGCCTACCCGATCGCCGGCGCCGTCCAGGCCTACAAGGCCGATGGCTACCCCGAGATGCCCATGGTGCCGCACGGCCAGGCGGTCTCGGTCACCGCGCCGCATGTGTTCCGCTGGACCTACCCGGGAGACCCGGCTCGTCATCTGCGGGCCGCCGAGCTGCTCAGCGGCCGCACATTCACCGGCGTCGACGGTGCGGATGCGCTCGCCGGTGTGCTGAGCGAGCTGATGACCGACATCGGGATCCCCACGCGCCTCACGTCATTCGGGTATGGCGCGGGCGACGTCGACAACCTGGTCGCCGGAGCGATGAAGCAGACCCGCCAGCTGTCGGTCGTGCCGCGAGCGGTGACCGCCGAAGCGCTCGGGGACATCTTCCGGGCCGCCTTGTGA
- a CDS encoding MFS transporter yields the protein MSDQTVPRPSRSQVRAVLASCIMGTTVEWYDFFLYGVAAGIIFNKQFFPADDPAVSTLLAFATFALGFVARPVGGLIFGHIGDRVGRKRTLVMTMLIMGGATFLIGCLPTYSQIGLFAPVLLIVLRLLQGIAIGGEWGGAVLMSVEYAPKGRKALFGSTPQAGLALGLLLGTGVFAAAGAVMSDSAFNAWGWRITFWLSLALVVVGMIVRLRVMETPAFRDMEQGDGAAVIPAKELLADAENRRNLLLGMGARWIEGVAFNAWAVFSISYATGTLDMARQPALLGVMAAAGLLLVLIPVSGALADRFGCRRVYATGAVLAAVAPLLVFPLMHTRDPWLAGLGIVLALGVLYPLMYGPEGAFFAELFPVRVRYSGISVVYQMSGIFASGLTPLVLTWLLDRAGGGTGLLIGYFLLTGVVSAICTLLIRTPGERSSKRSVRSGQGSSRISSASTRTPGSIARNGIAT from the coding sequence ATGAGTGACCAGACCGTTCCGAGACCCAGCCGATCGCAGGTGCGCGCAGTGCTGGCCTCCTGCATCATGGGGACGACCGTCGAGTGGTACGACTTCTTCCTCTACGGGGTCGCCGCCGGGATCATCTTCAACAAGCAGTTCTTCCCGGCCGACGACCCGGCGGTCAGCACCCTGCTCGCGTTCGCCACCTTCGCGCTCGGCTTCGTTGCTCGGCCGGTGGGCGGGCTGATCTTCGGTCATATCGGGGACCGGGTCGGCCGCAAACGCACGCTGGTGATGACGATGCTGATCATGGGCGGGGCGACGTTCCTGATCGGCTGCCTGCCGACCTACAGCCAGATCGGGCTCTTTGCGCCAGTGCTGCTGATCGTGCTGCGCCTGTTGCAGGGGATCGCGATCGGCGGGGAGTGGGGCGGCGCCGTGCTGATGTCGGTCGAGTATGCGCCGAAGGGCAGGAAGGCGTTGTTCGGGTCGACGCCGCAGGCCGGCCTTGCACTCGGGCTGCTCCTGGGCACAGGTGTTTTCGCCGCCGCCGGAGCCGTGATGAGTGACTCGGCCTTCAATGCCTGGGGTTGGCGGATCACCTTCTGGCTGAGTCTGGCGCTCGTCGTGGTCGGCATGATCGTGCGCCTCCGGGTGATGGAGACACCGGCCTTCCGCGACATGGAGCAGGGCGACGGCGCAGCTGTCATCCCCGCCAAGGAGCTGCTCGCCGATGCCGAGAATCGTCGAAACCTGTTGCTGGGCATGGGCGCTCGCTGGATCGAGGGTGTCGCGTTCAACGCCTGGGCGGTCTTCTCGATCAGCTACGCGACCGGCACGCTCGACATGGCCCGGCAGCCCGCGCTGCTCGGGGTGATGGCGGCGGCCGGTCTGCTGCTGGTGCTCATCCCGGTCAGCGGCGCGCTCGCAGACCGATTCGGCTGCCGGCGGGTCTATGCGACCGGCGCGGTGCTCGCCGCCGTCGCGCCGCTGCTGGTCTTCCCGTTGATGCACACGCGTGATCCGTGGCTCGCCGGTCTCGGGATCGTGCTCGCGCTTGGCGTCCTCTATCCACTGATGTACGGACCGGAGGGTGCGTTCTTCGCGGAGCTGTTCCCGGTGCGGGTGCGCTACTCGGGGATCTCGGTGGTCTACCAGATGTCCGGCATCTTCGCCTCCGGCCTGACCCCACTCGTGCTGACCTGGCTGCTCGACAGGGCCGGCGGCGGCACCGGGCTGCTGATCGGCTATTTCCTCCTCACCGGAGTCGTCTCCGCGATCTGCACCCTGCTCATCCGCACGCCGGGAGAGCGCTCGAGCAAGCGGTCGGTGCGGTCTGGTCAGGGCAGTTCGCGGATCAGCTCGGCGAGCACCCGCACCCCTGGCTCGATCGCCCGCAACGGGATCGCCACGTAA
- a CDS encoding PLP-dependent aminotransferase family protein — MAEARVRAKEVIRMALTLLQLDRDSAEPLYRQARRALENAVTTGLFDLDQPLPSSRALADELGVSRNTIKLAYEELIAEGIVISHERKGLFVNPDVQSALINAPDRTPGIDWSRRTRGFPDARLPHIEKVADWSSYPYPFLAGQVDVRSFPVRAWQRALRESLYHPHIYPSLQDSLGSDDPMLVDVVRRQLLPARGIEAEPEEILITVGSQHGLDLLGRSLLSSRSTVAVESPGYLDARHIFARTGAALRPMSVDGDGAVPPTDFAGIDLAYVTPSHQSPTNVTLPMERRLHFVQRAAAAGTVLVEDDYDSEFRYQGRPSPALKALDNSGDVVYLGTFSKFLSPGLRLGYLVAHRDLVRELAEIRRYELRHPAGQLQRAMALFIGSGDYHRALRRQKAKLQQRWLTMTDAVERLFPFPTEGFPPGGVSLWMRGPEGFDARVLAERARGAGVLIEPGDVYFPAADAHARRHFRLGYVAIPLRAIEPGVRVLAELIRELP; from the coding sequence ATGGCCGAGGCCCGGGTCCGCGCGAAGGAGGTGATCAGGATGGCGCTCACGCTGTTGCAGCTCGACCGGGACAGCGCCGAACCGCTTTACCGCCAGGCCCGTCGCGCTCTCGAAAACGCAGTGACTACTGGGCTTTTCGACCTTGATCAACCTCTGCCCAGCTCGCGCGCGCTCGCCGATGAGCTGGGCGTCTCCCGCAACACGATCAAACTCGCCTACGAGGAGTTGATCGCCGAGGGCATCGTCATCAGTCACGAGCGCAAGGGGCTCTTCGTCAATCCCGACGTGCAGTCGGCGCTGATCAACGCGCCTGACCGCACGCCCGGCATCGACTGGTCGCGCCGCACGCGTGGCTTCCCGGACGCCCGGCTGCCGCACATCGAAAAGGTCGCCGACTGGTCGAGTTACCCCTATCCGTTCCTTGCCGGGCAGGTGGACGTGCGCAGTTTCCCGGTGCGCGCGTGGCAACGAGCGCTGCGGGAGTCGCTCTACCACCCGCACATCTACCCGTCGCTGCAGGACAGTCTGGGCTCGGACGACCCGATGCTCGTCGACGTCGTACGACGGCAGTTGCTGCCGGCGCGCGGCATCGAGGCCGAGCCCGAGGAAATCCTGATCACCGTCGGCTCGCAGCACGGCCTGGACCTGCTCGGGCGAAGCCTGCTGAGCAGCAGGAGCACGGTGGCCGTGGAGTCCCCGGGCTACCTTGATGCGCGGCACATCTTCGCCCGCACCGGGGCGGCGCTGCGACCGATGTCGGTCGACGGCGACGGGGCAGTGCCTCCAACGGATTTCGCCGGGATCGACCTGGCGTACGTGACCCCGAGCCACCAGTCGCCGACCAATGTCACGCTTCCGATGGAGCGGCGGCTGCACTTCGTGCAGCGTGCGGCGGCCGCCGGGACGGTGCTGGTCGAGGACGATTACGACTCGGAGTTCCGCTACCAGGGCCGGCCGAGCCCCGCCCTGAAGGCCCTCGACAACAGCGGCGACGTGGTCTATCTGGGCACCTTTTCCAAATTCCTGTCGCCTGGCCTGCGGCTGGGCTACCTGGTGGCCCATCGCGACCTGGTGCGTGAGTTGGCGGAGATCCGGCGTTACGAATTGCGCCACCCTGCAGGGCAATTGCAGCGCGCGATGGCACTGTTCATCGGTAGTGGCGACTACCACCGCGCGCTGCGCAGGCAAAAGGCGAAGCTGCAGCAACGCTGGCTGACCATGACCGACGCCGTCGAGCGCCTCTTTCCCTTCCCGACCGAGGGCTTCCCACCCGGCGGGGTCAGTCTCTGGATGCGCGGCCCGGAGGGTTTCGATGCTCGGGTGCTGGCCGAGCGGGCCCGCGGTGCGGGCGTGCTCATCGAGCCCGGGGATGTCTACTTCCCCGCAGCCGATGCGCACGCCCGCCGTCACTTCCGCCTCGGTTACGTGGCGATCCCGTTGCGGGCGATCGAGCCAGGGGTGCGGGTGCTCGCCGAGCTGATCCGCGAACTGCCCTGA
- a CDS encoding aspartate aminotransferase family protein, which yields MADTRALAQSHLFPHFTRGQVWRDNSLPIIERGQGCYLYDDSGRKFLDGLAGLFCVNIGHGRSDIPAAAAKQMETLAYWTNWSAAHPMAAEAAATIAGHAPGDLNTVFFVNSGSEAVESAVKFARQYWRSQGQPERTKILSREMAYHGTTLGALAVTAIPKYKEPFGPLMPGVRHFPNTLGEQVPEGGTAADLPSLRALVDIIEEEGPHTIAAIFAEPVQNSRGALVPPDGYWRELRAIADRYGILLVADEVICAYGRLGEWFGSAKYGVTPDLITFAKGSTSGYAPLGGVLIREPLAQALLDSPSAGMFTHGATWGGHPVSTAVALTNLNALDEEQVLAGVRGNEPYFQQQLDQLVQAHPTLAEWRGTGYFYALELTGDRESGRELTTDQAGALVREVMPAAMRDVGLVTRPDDRGATMLMLSPPLIADREVLDHLFRCVDSVLTATDSYVRS from the coding sequence ATGGCTGACACCCGCGCGCTCGCGCAAAGCCACCTGTTCCCACACTTCACCCGTGGCCAGGTGTGGCGCGACAACAGCCTGCCCATCATCGAACGTGGCCAGGGCTGCTATCTGTATGACGACTCGGGCCGCAAGTTCCTCGACGGCCTGGCCGGTCTCTTCTGCGTCAACATCGGCCACGGTCGCAGCGACATACCTGCTGCAGCCGCCAAGCAGATGGAAACCCTTGCCTACTGGACCAATTGGTCCGCGGCACACCCGATGGCGGCCGAGGCCGCGGCGACGATCGCCGGTCATGCGCCGGGTGACTTGAATACCGTCTTCTTCGTCAACTCCGGCTCCGAGGCAGTCGAGTCGGCGGTGAAGTTCGCCCGGCAGTACTGGCGCAGCCAGGGGCAGCCGGAGCGCACCAAGATCCTGTCCCGCGAGATGGCCTACCACGGCACGACGCTCGGCGCCCTTGCCGTCACTGCGATCCCGAAGTACAAGGAGCCGTTCGGGCCGCTCATGCCCGGTGTGCGGCACTTCCCCAACACCCTCGGAGAGCAGGTGCCGGAGGGCGGCACCGCCGCCGACCTGCCGTCGCTGCGCGCGCTGGTGGACATCATCGAGGAGGAGGGGCCGCACACCATCGCCGCGATCTTCGCCGAGCCGGTGCAGAACTCCCGCGGTGCGCTCGTGCCGCCGGATGGCTACTGGCGCGAACTGCGAGCAATCGCAGACCGATACGGCATCCTGCTGGTTGCCGACGAGGTGATCTGCGCCTACGGCCGGCTCGGGGAGTGGTTCGGATCCGCCAAGTATGGCGTGACGCCCGACCTGATCACCTTCGCGAAGGGGTCGACGTCCGGCTACGCACCACTCGGTGGCGTGCTGATCCGGGAACCGCTCGCCCAGGCACTGCTCGACTCACCGTCGGCCGGCATGTTCACCCACGGTGCGACCTGGGGCGGTCACCCGGTCTCGACCGCGGTCGCCCTCACCAACCTCAACGCGCTCGACGAGGAGCAGGTGCTGGCGGGTGTGCGGGGCAACGAGCCGTACTTCCAGCAACAACTCGACCAGTTGGTGCAGGCACACCCGACGCTTGCCGAGTGGCGCGGCACGGGGTACTTCTATGCACTCGAACTGACCGGTGACCGGGAGTCGGGCCGGGAGCTGACCACGGACCAGGCGGGTGCGTTGGTGCGCGAGGTGATGCCAGCTGCCATGCGTGACGTCGGTCTGGTCACCCGCCCGGACGACCGCGGCGCGACCATGCTGATGCTCTCCCCGCCGCTGATCGCCGACCGCGAGGTGCTCGATCACCTCTTCCGGTGCGTCGACTCCGTGCTCACCGCCACCGACAGCTACGTGCGGTCCTGA